DNA sequence from the Sardina pilchardus chromosome 23, fSarPil1.1, whole genome shotgun sequence genome:
TAAAATGTACAGTTTTAAGCGTGGTTTTACTGAACAAAGACATAAAAGGAAAAGAAGGGAGCCTGCCGTAATTTGAAGCAATTATGCCATTCAAGTCAAGCACTCGAGGGATGATTACAGCTCGAACATTGCCAGTTCCATTGAAAGAGAACAAAATGCACGAGTCATTACGAGTGGCTGCAATCAGACATATTTTCCATTTAATTACAGAGCCCAACAAACTCCAACACCCGTGATAATGGTTCTTTCTTAACCTACTATATTtaagtgaaaataaaaaaaatagatttaaTTTaatagaaaatgaaaataatccAAGAAATAGTCATATACATAATCatgtaataataatgtaataatgaaaatataataatgataataattttATATGATATGCTGTATTAATTTCATTGTTTATTGGTATGACCAATGATCGGATTAATTGGCATATATTAGGATTGACATTAAAATccagtaggctaaatattttttttttttttcggtatTGGTCTTGTTTGGTAGGCTGTATCATTTCGGACAGGCTGCACCCATACTTGTGTCATGgggttttgtatttgtttttaacATGTCATCAGGGTCGGAATTGTAGGCCTTCTCGCTCCACTTAATATTTTTATGTTTATGGTTcttagcagatgcctttgtccaaaatgACGTACAATGATGATATAGCCTATAAGTTTGAGTGCAATGCATGCGAACTGTCAGATAATAGACATTCCAcagcttgatttttttttagcgGGTGATAAATGCAGCTACACGGGGTGTAAACAGCCCGAGCCAGACGTGCTTCATGAAGGAGACCTACTTGTAGATGGTGGTCGTAAATTAGTCGAGTTGGGATCCGGGTCGCCGGCCGAAGAGGAAGGTGCTGAAGCCGCCATCAGTTTGCCAAAGCGGGACAATACACTTGAATGTGCGTGCTGTCACCCGCAGCCAAAACCCGTTGAGGCTGGACTCAGAGATCAAATAGGGCACTGCAAGGAAAATAGAAGTGTTTGTAGAAACAAACGACCATGCCATCACAAAACAATCACCCCTTCATAATAAAACCGCGGTGCTATGTTATGTATCATTTCCCAACTCTAGACGCGGAATACGCATTTGGTGAAACAAGAAGCACTGCCCAGCAGTTTATAGACACAATCAGCCACATTTGTTCTTGAGCGTCAATCGAAATTCCAAAATGGGTCCAGCGTGATAAATCAGTGTCTACGAAACAGACTATTCGTCTCTCGCCATTCACACAGCCCGATTCTAGCGGGACGGAGACTCCGTCTTCTGTCAAGTGCAGAAATGTGGTCGGCGATAACATCGCGCGCATTCAATTATACGCAGCCAAGAGACAGAAAATGTGTCAGCGGTGGCTATTAATGGGTCACGAGCCCCCCTATAACTACGAAATCGACTCCCGGAGTTCATCTGGACACCATGCCAAGTTTCGGATGAAGTTTATTTCTCGCAGATGGACAACAGACGCCTCTTCTGTCGTCCTAGGTAGCTAGCTCGCTCGCTCTGGGCGTTGCAGTCAAACGGGGCGCACCAGACCATGAAGTCCAACTTAATTGCCTCAAAGAGCCTAGCGCTTTTAAAAACGAAGTCTATAAATCAAGCCATATTGGACAATATTGTATGTACAAAGATGCAATTAATCGTGTCGTAATGTACACATATGACATTATAGCTGCCCTTGTGAAACAATTGGTAACAAAAAATAACGAAATTAAGTTATGGAGAATTGAATTAGGCTAGTTATTTAAATATTTTCGATGACAGCGCAGTTTTATTTGATTAATGGCACATTGGAAATAGGGCTCGAAGGATTGATTTACAAAATACCATATCGATTTCCCAATTCGGATTATCTTCAAATAACTCCAGCCAGCGACCATCAGTCAATGTCACCGTGTGTGAGAAATTGTGAATGAACGGAACGTTATCGCCGTGCTTTAAATAACCCCATGCTCCGTAACTAATGATATCTTAATTATGCTTCAATTAGATTTCgttaagaaaacatagaaataAGACATCCCAATCGACAGGTCGTTTGTTTTAGACATTCGAGGAAAAGTCCATTCAGGCAATTAGGTTACTGTTTTCATCCTTTCAGACGTTTTTTATCATACACATAAACGTGACAGTTGTTGACAAACGTGACTTTACCCGCATAGCAGCTAGAAGAATATAAATGAATAGGCTGTTTCTGATGTCCTTACCGTAATGCCAGTCACAGGTGTTCTGACTGCTCGCTAGAATCCAACTAGGAAGGCAGAGCCGGAGTAAAACCTTGTAGCCGCGCAGTGGTCAGAGTTGAGAAACACTCCCAAAGAACAACATCCAAATATTAATTCGGAAAGACCCATCCAGCTCTGCACCTTTTCCAAACGAAGTTACTATTGTttcttgttttttatttatcttttacCAGAAAGCACGttaacagactttttttttatccgtttctacgtgtgcatgtgtgcgtctcCCGTTCCTCCTCCGATCTGAAATTGGCCCCCAAGTATAGGCTATTGAGCAAATCCACTTTGTGCAGTATAACCAGTGGTGGATCGTTGCGCTCGGTCTTTGGACGTGACTTTCCTCGCTGGTGTTAGTCCTTCGGGATTTATATCAGTGAGGAATCCCACGCACACTGGCGGACAGGACAAGTTTGACCCTATGAGCAACACATTACGTCCATAAAACAAAGCCATtcagtgaaggaggaggaggagagaagagagagagagagaaatagaggggggggggggggggggggggggggggggggcgatggggggtggtgggggagacAACCGAGAGCCTGCAGCCAAAACAAGGAGTATGatgtttcctctttctctctgtttctatgaTTTCATAGTGTTTTGTTGTGCAGGGCATCATAATGACATACTCTGTTTATGAGTGCGTGATCGCCGGGGGATATCAACCCTGTACACTTCACTGCATGGACTATCATTCTAAACCGTGTTTTTTATAAACAGGATTTTCACTTAATTGAAATGGATGAAAGTCTATATTGAGCAGTTTCAATAGCCTTTATTAGAATGTGTGAGGGTCACAAGCTATCTTAAGTCCACGGGGTGGCGCCAAAGAATCAATATCGTGGACACTGACACACTCGTTGAGGAATGATGGATAGCAACTGTGAATATTAATATGGATCCCTTTAGTAGTTTTTGTATGACCATGCATGTTGAAAGCCCTTCATATGCTTCAGTCAAAATCATACTCTAACGACCGCCTTTCTTTCTAGTTTAAATGTCTTCAAACTGTCCAACTTGAGGCAAACTGTTATTCACCTTTCCCGACAATCAAAATATCCATTTTGTAATTTTACCATTTTTAAATTACATTTGTATTCAATAATATGGCATAGCTACTATTGAATAAATCGACTGGCATCTTAAAGGCTGTCGAATAGGAGGAAAACCTTCTCATGGGTGTAATAGTAATCTATGTATGATGATGACCTTGTATGTTTCAGTGGGTGCAGTGTTTAACTGCGATAGCACGCTCAATGACATGAGAATGTCCTTGGGTTTTAAAACCTTGGGTAACGGTAATGTTACCCAACGGCGCCCGTAGACGCGACGCGGTTGCGCGTCTCTGGATTCAGCACTTGGACAGCTCCGGTTGGCTACAGGTTCTTGCGAAACTACACGATCCGTGACTTCAGTTATGACGAACGCTAGGTTCAGACGTTTTAGTGCGCATGTGACTTACACAACcatgttatttaattatttgtttcTTAACCTTGTTTAGGATCTCTGCCAAAGAAATTTGTGGAGATAAGTAACATTGTCTATGTATTTTCAATATATTGGTGTTTATCAAGTGTGTAGCTTAAGAGGAAACACTACTATGCAATATAGCATTTGGTCTTAGACACTTGATGCCATGGACATATTCATGTAGGGGACACTTTAAAGTTCCTTCGCCTCACGCGAAGATACACCTGTAGGTGGCGGCAAAAGATGATTCATTAACATGCCATCGGGTGGCATCATTTACCAGAAATTAGCAGCGCTGACAATTCTTCAGACGTCACACTACAAAAACTATTTACTCTCAGTAATAGATTAACATCGGGCAGCATCACTGTCCAGAAATGATCAGATGCAATAACACGTGCACTTTGACATCGGAACGACTTACAGTCAGTAAGGGGACATAGGTAGTAATAAtatatcatttttattttttatcagtTTACTGTAACACATGGGGTAACCTACTGTACCACAGTCCTTAGGTGCACACACTGTTAAAGAGAGCAGGCCAAAGGAGCATGAGGTTTGAGGAGATACAGAATGAACTAGAAAGAGTGACCCTCCTGATAAAAAAGTGAACTCAAAGACAaatggaagagaaaaaagagtaaTAGCTGGTTAAGACGCGTTTTATTGAACAGTAGGTTATGATAACACATAAAGACATGTAAGTGATGTCTGTATCTTTTGGCAAGAGAAGAACAAAACCTCACCAACCACTAACAAAATTAACATATTTTTTAATATAATTTTTTTAATAGAGTAAAGCAATTTTCAACActaaatgtgtgtttgggtatgtctctgtgtttgtcattttattttataatacagaaataaatacatgcacaagagtaacagagagagaaaaccggGCGGAGACACGGCTGCCCAACACTACGGGATGACCGCTGCCCTCTTACAGCGCTCCtgctcctcactcactctcctctcctcctcatcctcctcgtcctcatcGCTGGCCTCTTCAGAGGACGAGGACGATGAAGAGGAACTCTCAGAGTTGTCTGTCTGCTCTTCACTATCATCACTGTCGCCATCAcactcatcaccatcatcatcatcatcatcatcatcgtcgtcgtcgtcgtcttcTTCCTCACTGCTGCAACCTGTATCGTCctgtctcctctgctcctcttcctcttgtgcTAAGTAAGCATTTCAAAGATGTGAAACCAGCCAGAAGTATACTGGCTAATGAACTCAATCTGCTCCATACAGAACCATACAGTAGCCGATGGTAACACTGGGGAGTTGCCCGCTATGGATGGCTTAGAGACACTGTAACTGGGACAATGTGCCACATAAAATCCCTTTAAAATATGACATGCTTGCCATTATCTTAGCTCTAAGTCAATACTTCATTACACTTAATATTAATCCCCTGCTCttaactttttttccctttcagttCAAATCACCTTTTTATATGTAAGACAAAATGATGCCATTAATCAAGTTTTAATCTGCCCACAACTTATAACATTTAGAAAGCAATTATCAATTTGGCATGGTTTAAATACATTAATAGCCATGCAGCTGCCTGGATCAGTACAAAAGAGGATGATTAAACTATAAGAGAAGAGTGCACAACACCAATCTTCTAATTTTCtaataaaaatgtaaatcaCTCAATTTTAGGCTATAGGATACAGTTAGAGAAGCAGAATAAAAAAGATTCTGGGGCTATGGAaattaaacaataaaaaaatacatagagTTAAAAGAGGCTTTCTTACAAAGCTGAAAATGATCatatctacagagagagagagaggaagagagagagagagaaagagggaatgagagagagagagagagagagagagaaggggagatttGTCCTTTTGACTTACCGATCAGTAATCTCTCTTCAATAAGTGGCATGAACACTTTTGCCTCTGGGTTTTCTGGCTCATAAATGAGAActaagaaaataataaaaagaaaggaaaacaaaagaaagatgGAAAAAGGATAAATTTGATGACCAACAGTAGATGAGTCAGGCAGACAACCTAAGACACACGATGCCTTCTGTGTTCCAGACTGCAGTACAAAAAGCACACGTTTCcatctacatactgtatctatctttctatctatctatggacAAATTCAAGACATGCTTCTGTGCAGAGCTATTATAACTAGGTAAATGATCAACAATTAAAATTATATTACCACCACAGCTCAGTTCAACTCAGCCATGGTGAGAGTATCAATCATTAGAAGAGAGAAAGCAGCCTCCTCGCCGCATGAGGCGTTTTTATTGTTTCATTTTAAAGAATTAGTAATCATTATCTTTGCAGCCAGTACAGTCAACCATTTAATGGGTGGATTTGTGGGCTGTGAGCACTTATAACTGTTACTGAGATCTCCCACcagacagtaagtgtgtgtgtgtgtgtgtgtgtgtgtgtgtgtgtgtgtgtgtgtgtaggcaggggAATTATACGATTGACATCAACCTCAGTCTATTAAAAACGGAATATTTGGTGCCATTGATCACTGTGTAGAGCGAGCACAGATAGGGGTGTGACATGTCCAGTAACTTTAGTCCACTTACTCATCTGACAGAGCTTCTGACACAGCGGGTAGTCTTTCTCCATCACTGCTTTCAAGAACTGGAGGAAGAAATCCAAACATGTAGATGCaccaaagtattttttttttccatcatgaAGAAGTGGTTGACTGACGCTGGATTACACTTCCCACTCGATGACATATCCAGCTTTAACTTTTCAGGGTATTTAATATGTTTGTTTACCTGACAGGAGCTTATACATAAGTCTGTctcacatatacatgtatgtgcaaacacaaacacatatacaagcatgcacatggacatgtgtgtattaacacaaatacacacacacacacacacacacacacacacacacacacacacacacacacacacacacacacacacacacacacacacacacacacacacacacacacacaccatgctaaATTGCAACATGAAGCACTACTTTTTTCTCTAAAATCTGCTCAACTGCCTTCAATGTTCTGTAAGTGAGTGTGGAAGGTAACccgaggtgcgttcaaattcagAAAACATTGGCGAACGTTTGAGGCAAACAAGTTTTCTCTGAATAGTGAAATTTTAACTaattggtgttaacattccattctaatggTAATTCCACTGTTACCTTCGTCAAGCTCACATCCagctccactgtatgttcgtggAGAACTACCTCCACAGACCATTTGCGAGTGTTAGCAAACGTTCCACAAAAACAGTAACTTGTTTTGCAAACGTTTgtctatgtttgcgaatttgagcACACTTTAGGCGAGTCTCATCCTGTTGTTACCCCAAGTTACCTCAGCCAGAAGCTCTAAAGGAGCAGTGCGTGCAGGCCTCTCACTACacgcttcttcctcctcctcttcctcttcctcctcactggGGCTTTGGTTCTGCCGAAGTTCAGCCTGGATGTCGTAAGTGGCACTAGTGGCACACCCCCCGCGCGTATCGTGTGAGGCTGGGGGGGCATCCACCTGCTCTTTGTGCTGTTCTGTCACCACCACAGCTGCCGGCTGTAACACTGGGCTCGCCTGCCTCAATACACCGGCCTGACGTGCTGACCCAGCTGAAAATGTTCCAACAAATATGGACCTCTACTGTAAAATGCATGCCTCACAGTATAGGCAAATCTTAGCAGCATCTGTACAAATcacctataataataataataataataatacatgatCATTCGACTCAGGTGACTCAGGttttagcactttgagatcagcGATGTAAAGTGCAAAACCTGAGTCACCTGAGTCGAAGGATCACGCATGGTTATCGCCACTGATACTTCTCATTGTGACTCAAATGTCTAATGTTTTTGTCTCCTCTGATATTCTGTGACAATGTTTTCTGTTTGCGTCACGCGATTAACAGCAGATGTTTTATACTGAGGGAGCTGTGACGAGAGAGAAGGCGCTGTGTGTGCTTGGTGACCTGTAGCACAGGGTTGTTCACTTACTGGAAGCTGCGGGCTGAGACTGAGCATCAGAGCCGGTCTGTTTAACTGTCCTGCACCCACTCTCTGCCTCATCTTTATGGGGCAGCGCTGGGGATATTGTGCGCTCTCCGGTACTGGAATGGTTCAGTGAAATAGGAGGGAGAATAATTTATTGgtgaccctttttttttttttaacagtttttcATTGCTATGCCTCATTGGGCAGCAAACTGAACGAGACTGAGAGGAAAGGGGATGAAAGTTATGGAGTCTCCGAAATCTCACACAAGTGATTCAAAACGATAATAACCGACTTTGCCTTTATAAATTATGCTTCTCCttgcaaatgtaggcctatatttccagATTTGAAGAAAATTAACGCTTAGAAATGTAACAAAGAACATATACTCAAGATAGGTCTcttgttttatgttttacaaCAACTCATTTTTTCCTTTGTACATGGCAAACTACAATAAAGCTTTAGGTTTCTAAATCTAAGCCTACAATAATGATCAATCAGATGTTTTTGCCTTCCTTACCCATTCAACTTTGCTTTTGGAGACCTGGTTGTTGTTTTGGCGACTCTCTGATCTTTTCCAGCTGACTTAAGAACAGGCCTTGCCTCTAGTGGCCTGAGCAGGAGACAGACTCATTGTTGTGAAAATCATGGCATCTGACAGGCTAGATAAGGCTATAGACTACAGGCTACAGACTACAGATAACATCTAAAGAAATATTTAGGACTTGTCAAGATGACAAAAATCACTATTGTACCACCAATGAAGTTCTGTCCCATGCGGTTCATTTGAGAACAAGTTATGGTAGCCTTCAATAGGTTACATTCTGTGGACAGAAGGCTACACCTACCGTGATTTACTGTGGACGGACTCATTAGGCGCCGGCTCTGTGGAGCAAGGCAAACATACGCAGTCAATTTCCGTCGGGTTTGCAATTATTGCAAGGTCATATGTGCGATCCAAAAGGTCAGAGCCACACAGTTTTAGCAAGTGTGCATGATGAAATGTACTAGCTTACCTCCTCCGGCACTAACTGCGCTTAACTGTGTGGCGAGCGAGCCCTGAAAAATAAacgcacatgtgcgcacacatgcacagacagacagaaatacagacagacacacacatgctcaaagaTAAATAACCCAGCATAAGACTGCATATCAGCCTAAACTTAGTCTAATTCGACGTCAGTGGGCTGAGAAATTAATTTTGTGAAAGGCCATTTCCCCAAAACACGTCCTACCTTTGATTCGGAGCGACCATTTGTGGACGTCCCGATACATTGTAACGTTGGTCTGGTTAAGGCAAACAAAATATCAGTTCTAGGCTACTCAATattcaacacacagacacagacacagacacacacacagaaacacacacagacacacacacagtcttgcaGAGATATGTGATACTCATACAGTCTATGACCAGGCTAAGTCGCCAAATAAAGGGGTTTGCGCATAAGAGTTATCGCTAGCTGCTAGTCCTACGGAGACAGAAGCGGCCGAGCCAGAATGTTGTCGTTACCCACCTGCTCATCAAGCCTACTCGGTGAAGGCGCGGTCCGTGAATCCAACAAATTACCGGGGTAAGCAAATAGCTAACCTAGTGATATGTCACTGTAGGTCCGTCGGCACGGCAAAAGTtcgacacacacaaatggatcaAACTAGCAACAAGCAGCCAGCTACACAGCGATATGGAGAGACAGGGCAGGAAGCGAAACAAACTttcgtttccatagcaactggTAAACACGCGCATTACTTCTGTGGACTGCTGCATGTCAAGGCTATAAACTAAATCTTCAATTCTGTTAATAGATTGAAGTTAGTGGAAAGAATTGTTTTGCAAACTAAGTTTCAAGAACGGAAAATGTCGTCTATTTAGACAGTACTGTTTTACATCAAAATACACTCAGATAAATATGAAGTCTGTTACCATTTTCTTTGGAATgaataaagtaggcctatgctatagGCTATCTATCTGTCCTAGCTAGATTTTATATCCGCGCGTAATGTTCATAAAACATGAATAGGCTCCAACACCAACTTtggctacacacatgcacagcaggCTAACAAATGGCCATGACACCCTTGTCAAAGTAGGCCTTCCTAAATCTACATTTGACATTCAGCCTAGACATGCTGTGGTTGTCGCGAGAAGAAATGCGCAATTTGACTACATTAGTGCGAATGTGACTTTATTGTTTTTAATTAATTCAGTTTCGAGTATTCGGGCAACTTCATGATTTCATAAAATGTCATTTGTATTCAACATGCATTAACCACCCCAGAAAGAACTAAAGGATACATTGACTTTTGTTCAACAAAAGCTTTCAATATGCCTATTTACAAACTGATGTGTGTCACGTGTCAGTTAGGCAGTAACAATCAGTAACAAATCAAGCCGTTGTTtgctgtgtaggctattaaacAGACAGGGCACTGTGAATTGTAGGCTACCCAACAGTGCACTGTAACATTTGTGAAAAGTTAGAAATAGCCAAAAGTtgcatttctgtttttctttccatcCAGGTTAATGGCACAATTGTCCTATCTCACTTTCCCGGGATACTAAATCCACTTAGGCTATCAAGTTGTTTCAGTAGTTTCTTGTGTCCTCCCTTTTCACTTGACTGAAGATTCGATGTGGCACTCTGCCCTTCTTGCCCTGGTGCGTCTTCACGTGCTTGGCCAGGTGGTCGCTGCGCATGAAGCGCTTACAACAGTCCGGACAGGCGAAGCGCTTCTCGCCCGTGTGCGTGCGCAGGTGTCTCTGCAACTCGTCGGAGCGCGTGAAACTCTTTCCGCAAAACAGCCAGTTGCACACGAACGGCCGTTCACCTGAGTGCCAACGTAAGTGCGCTTTGAGATGCGAAGTTTTGCCGTAAACCTTCCCACAGCCCGGGATGTGGCAGATGTGTTGCTTTTTCTTTCCGGGCTCCTCGGTGGAAGGGCTGGAATTTTGGCAGTTGGGACACCTGCACCTACGACATCTGCGTGCGCCACTAAGTGACGATTTCGAATGAAACAGAGCTGCAATTTGTGTCTGATAGTGCGCAAACTCTGTGTGTCCCAAAACCAAACCTCTCTGCAATGGGAACCGGTGCGCTGTAAGAGATGTGGAGTGACTGACGTGGGTCCCTTGCTGTAAACTCCACCACGGAATATCCTCCCCGATGCCCTGCGGTAGATGTCTGGATTGCTGACTATGAACCAGGCCAGCATGTCCTGGAACAAAACTTGACATCGAGGCTGCTATGGGCGCTGTCGCAGCTGTGTAAGTTACAGTCGGGACATATGTGGGCGTGCAACTCGCCTGCAGTGATTGTACGGAACAAGGCAACATCTTGACCGGTGGAAAGTCATACGGATATCCCGGGTCAGCTGgcggagtgagaggaagaggaagctcGTGATGTGCCGAAAAGGACGTCTGGATATTTGTGGAGAGGGGGGCTTTTGGAGAAAGCCCCAAAGTGGAGTTATTCGTGAAAGGACCCTGTGCAATGACATCGTTATTCCACGGATGAAAGAGCCTCGACGGAGAACTCAAAGTCGTGTCATAAGAGTACTGGACTTGGAGAGTCTCCCCGGGGCTGGAACTCTGGTGATGCCCAATGCGGTTACAGGTGGCCGCCAGGAGAGCCAGAGGTGAATGCCTGCTGGTTTCCGGTGATGAGTTTGGCGTCCGATCCTGAAAGGATAACATCATACTTTTCAGACACTGAGTTTCCGGGAAAGTTGCATGAACGTTTACTTCCACTTTCAGAATAATTCTGCGCTTCAAAAGTTGAACAGCGCTCTCCAGATAAAGTAGAAACTTGTGTCACATTTAGTTTAATTTCTTCTCCT
Encoded proteins:
- the erich2 gene encoding glutamate-rich protein 2, encoding MSRPTLQCIGTSTNGRSESKGSLATQLSAVSAGGEPAPNESVHSKSRPLEARPVLKSAGKDQRVAKTTTRSPKAKLNGTGERTISPALPHKDEAESGCRTVKQTGSDAQSQPAASTGSARQAGVLRQASPVLQPAAVVVTEQHKEQVDAPPASHDTRGGCATSATYDIQAELRQNQSPSEEEEEEEEEEACSERPARTAPLELLAEFLKAVMEKDYPLCQKLCQMILIYEPENPEAKVFMPLIEERLLIAQEEEEQRRQDDTGCSSEEEDDDDDDDDDDDDDGDECDGDSDDSEEQTDNSESSSSSSSSSEEASDEDEEDEEERRVSEEQERCKRAAVIP
- the LOC134071342 gene encoding transcription factor Sp5, translated to MGAVDVMRNDTLQAFLQDRTPNSSPETSRHSPLALLAATCNRIGHHQSSSPGETLQVQYSYDTTLSSPSRLFHPWNNDVIAQGPFTNNSTLGLSPKAPLSTNIQTSFSAHHELPLPLTPPADPGYPYDFPPVKMLPCSVQSLQASCTPTYVPTVTYTAATAPIAASMSSFVPGHAGLVHSQQSRHLPQGIGEDIPWWSLQQGTHVSHSTSLTAHRFPLQRGLVLGHTEFAHYQTQIAALFHSKSSLSGARRCRRCRCPNCQNSSPSTEEPGKKKQHICHIPGCGKVYGKTSHLKAHLRWHSGERPFVCNWLFCGKSFTRSDELQRHLRTHTGEKRFACPDCCKRFMRSDHLAKHVKTHQGKKGRVPHRIFSQVKREDTRNY